CCAAAGGTCACACGCAGGTTTCTAATCTCAAGTTTTGTCGCACTGCTGCGATTGTCAATCTTTGACGTCGGCATCGTCTTTACGCTCTTTTGCCCCTCATCATCCTGTGCATCATGCTGTAAGCACAGATATTGATGATCAGCACGGTGCACACGAGTATCGCTGCCGTCGCATATGCATTCTCATTTGAGATTCCCTCTCGCGCCAGTATGTAGAAGTGAACGGCCATCGTGCGCGCGGAGTCAAAGAGCGACGTCGGCATCTGCACTGCCGAACCTGCTGTGAATATCACGACTGCGGTTTCCTCGATCGAGCGGCCTATTCCCAGAATCACTCCAGTCAGTATCCCCGGAAGCGCATAGGGAAGGACAGACCTTGTGACGACCTGCCAGCGCGTAGCGCCAAGCGAGGCGGCGACATCGCGGTACTGTTTCGGAACGGAACGCAGGGCCTCCTCAGCAGTCCTGATTATCGTAGGCAGTATCATGGCCGCGAGAGAAAGTCCGCCCGAGATGATGGACCAGCCAAACCCCAGCATCACGACAAACAAAATGAATCCAAAGAGTCCGAATATGATCGACGGAACGCCGGCAAGACAGTTTATCCCGAACCTTATCACCTGTGTGATGCGCCCTTCCTTTGTGTACTCGGCAAGATAAATTGCAGA
The genomic region above belongs to Candidatus Eisenbacteria bacterium and contains:
- the pstA gene encoding phosphate ABC transporter permease PstA gives rise to the protein MRIKPSITQGIAKVALFLATASAIGALLFVIGFVLAGGLGHISWSFLTQPILDMGRSGGILPAIVGTILMVFVAVGVAAPLGIASAIYLAEYTKEGRITQVIRFGINCLAGVPSIIFGLFGFILFVVMLGFGWSIISGGLSLAAMILPTIIRTAEEALRSVPKQYRDVAASLGATRWQVVTRSVLPYALPGILTGVILGIGRSIEETAVVIFTAGSAVQMPTSLFDSARTMAVHFYILAREGISNENAYATAAILVCTVLIINICAYSMMHRMMRGKRA